One Mesoplodon densirostris isolate mMesDen1 chromosome X, mMesDen1 primary haplotype, whole genome shotgun sequence genomic region harbors:
- the LOC132482510 gene encoding melanoma-associated antigen 10-like, producing MSELRQPEADFQTPVPAQGLVEAQLLGAEGEEAVSPSSSSSYSDLPQDEEGPSTWHDQEDVLQHALCQKVDELVAFLLFKHQTKESTTKAEMLTILKDYQDHFPMVFRRASEDMRLILGLDVKEVDPSNHSYVLVPTLGLTYDGMLSDRPSMPKTGLLVLLLGLILLEADSVAPEEVVWGALSKIDVCAGREHYIYGEPRELLTKVWVQEGYVEYRQVPHSDPARYEFLWGPRAYAETSKCQVLEHLHRVSEWDPRSFPSLSAEGVSDEEQGA from the exons ATGAGTGAGCTCCGCCAGCCGGAGGCAGACTTTCAGACCCCAGTCCCGGCCCAGGGCCTGGTGGAGGCACAGCTGttgggggctgagggggaggaggCCGTATCCCCCTCGTCCTCCTCTTCTTACTCTGACCT CCCCCAAGATGAGGAAGGGCCGAGCACCTGGCATGACCAGGAAGATGTGCTCCAACATGCTCTATGTCAGAAGGTGGATGAACTGGTGGCGTTCCTGCTGTTCAAGCATCAGACCAAGGAGTCGACCACAAAGGCAGAAATGCTGACCATCCTCAAAGATTACCAGGACCACTTCCCCATGGTCTTCAGGCGAGCCTCCGAGGACATGCGGCTGATCCTTGGCCTCGACGTGAAGGAAGTGGACCCCAGCAATCACTCCTATGTCCTcgtccccaccctgggcctcaccTACGATGGGATGCTGAGTGACAGGCCGAGCATGCCCAAGACCGGCCTCCTGGTGCTGCTCCTGGGCCTGATCCTCCTGGAGGCCGACTCTGTTGCCCCTGAGGAGGTGGTCTGGGGAGCACTTAGCAAGATAGATGTGTGTGCCGGGAGGGAGCACTACATCTATGGGGAGCCCAGGGAGCTCCTCACCAAAGTGTGGGTGCAGGAGGGCTACGTGGAGTACCGGCAGGTGCCCCACAGCGACCCCGCCCGCTACGAGTTCCTCTGGGGTCCCCGGGCCTACGCGGAGACCAGCAAGTGTCAGGTCCTGGAGCATCTGCACAGGGTCAGTGAATGGGATCCCAGGTCCTTCCCATCCCTGTCTGCAGAGGGTGTGAGCGACGAGGAACAGGGAGCCTGA